A window of Deltaproteobacteria bacterium contains these coding sequences:
- a CDS encoding glucose-6-phosphate isomerase encodes MAKVTECRVWKALDAHARDMAGRHMREMFEADPDRFDRFSVRHQGFLFDYSKNQILPETMNLLMALARERGVPERIEAMFRGDRINTTENRPVLHVALRNVSNRAILVDGQDVMPEVRSVLARMRTFTGRVRSGAWTGITGRAVNDVVNIGIGGSDLGPLMVTEALAHYADGPRCHFVSNVDGTHIAETLAGLDPETTLFVVASKTFTTQETLTNAVTARDWLTAALGDEAVARHFIALSTNAKAVAAFGIDTANMFEFWDWVGGRYSLWSAIGMTIALSVGMDRFMELLAGAHDMDEHFRTTPVETNIPVIMAMLGIWYVNFLGAETQAIIPYDQYLHRFAAYFQQGDMESNGKSVTLDGERVDHATGPIVWGEPGTNGQHAFFQLIHQGTRLIPCDFIAPAVSLNPVGNHHAILLSNFFAQTEALMRGRTEAEAVSELLALGLGRARAEALAPHKTFPGNRPTTSILVQRMDPFTLGRLIAMYEHKIFVQGTVWNVNSFDQMGVELGKQLAKAILPELEGPDPVAGHDSSTNGLINSFKAMGGSSLA; translated from the coding sequence ATGGCCAAAGTGACCGAATGCCGGGTCTGGAAGGCCCTGGACGCCCATGCCCGAGATATGGCCGGGCGGCACATGCGCGAGATGTTCGAGGCCGATCCGGACCGGTTTGACCGCTTTTCCGTCCGACACCAGGGTTTCCTGTTCGACTATTCCAAAAATCAGATCCTGCCCGAGACTATGAATCTTCTCATGGCTCTGGCCCGGGAACGTGGGGTGCCGGAGCGGATCGAGGCCATGTTTCGGGGGGATCGGATCAATACGACCGAGAACCGGCCGGTCCTCCACGTGGCTCTGCGGAATGTGTCCAACCGGGCCATCCTGGTCGACGGCCAGGACGTCATGCCCGAGGTCCGGTCCGTTCTGGCCAGGATGAGGACCTTTACTGGCCGGGTCCGATCCGGGGCCTGGACCGGGATCACGGGCAGGGCCGTGAACGACGTGGTCAACATCGGCATCGGCGGTTCGGATCTCGGGCCCCTCATGGTCACCGAGGCCCTGGCCCACTATGCCGATGGGCCGCGTTGCCATTTCGTGTCCAACGTGGACGGAACCCATATCGCCGAGACCCTGGCCGGACTGGACCCCGAGACGACCCTCTTCGTGGTGGCCTCCAAGACCTTCACCACCCAGGAGACCTTGACCAATGCGGTCACGGCCCGGGACTGGCTGACCGCAGCCCTGGGGGACGAGGCTGTGGCCAGGCATTTCATCGCCCTGTCCACCAACGCCAAGGCCGTGGCGGCCTTTGGCATCGACACGGCCAACATGTTCGAGTTCTGGGACTGGGTGGGGGGGCGCTACTCCCTGTGGTCGGCCATCGGCATGACCATCGCCCTATCCGTGGGCATGGACCGGTTCATGGAGCTTCTGGCCGGGGCCCACGACATGGACGAGCATTTCCGCACGACCCCAGTGGAGACGAACATCCCGGTGATCATGGCCATGCTCGGCATCTGGTACGTGAACTTTCTGGGAGCCGAGACCCAGGCCATCATTCCCTATGACCAGTACCTGCATCGGTTCGCGGCCTATTTTCAGCAGGGGGACATGGAGAGCAACGGCAAGTCCGTGACCTTGGACGGGGAGAGGGTGGACCACGCCACGGGCCCCATCGTCTGGGGGGAGCCGGGAACCAACGGCCAGCACGCCTTTTTCCAGCTTATTCATCAGGGCACCCGCCTGATTCCCTGCGACTTCATCGCCCCGGCCGTGTCCTTGAATCCGGTGGGGAATCACCACGCCATCCTGCTTTCCAATTTTTTTGCCCAGACCGAGGCCCTGATGCGGGGACGGACCGAGGCCGAGGCCGTTTCCGAACTGCTGGCCTTGGGGCTTGGCCGGGCCCGGGCCGAGGCCCTGGCTCCGCATAAAACCTTTCCGGGCAACCGGCCGACGACCTCTATCCTGGTCCAACGGATGGACCCCTTCACCCTGGGCCGGCTCATCGCCATGTACGAACATAAGATCTTTGTCCAGGGCACAGTCTGGAATGTGAACTCCTTCGACCAGATGGGGGTCGAGCTGGGCAAGCAGCTGGCCAAGGCCATCCTGCCCGAGCTGGAAGGGCCGGACCCGGTGGCCGGGCACGACTCCTCCACCAACGGGCTGATCAACTCCTTCAAGGCCATGGGCGGAAGCTCTCTTGCGTAG
- a CDS encoding pyridoxal phosphate-dependent aminotransferase has translation MKLSNRISRVAPSATLAVNAKAQELKAAGRDVISLAVGEPDFRTPEHVCRAAKEAIDQGFTRYTAEAGIPELRRAVAGYFNRWYKTSAGPEHTIVSNGGKQALYNLLQVLVDPGEKVLVPAPYWVSYPDMATLAGGESVIVPSEAENGYLVTVEALDRAWTAECRVLILNSPSNPTGAVYSPRAFDEIMDWAMSKPGLFVISDEIYDQLVYSAEGHAGASLWWQRFPERVAVVNGLAKSFAMTGWRVGYALAHADLVKAMCKLQGQSTSNVCSIAQKAALAALEGPWNLVEEMRQAFVRRRDLALERVRSWPGVVCPRADGAFYLFPRVDAHYRNGVNGSSDLCAKILEECGVALVPGAAFGEDRCIRLSYATADETLERALEAMGRLFVEN, from the coding sequence CAGAATTTCTCGCGTGGCCCCGTCGGCCACCCTGGCCGTGAACGCCAAGGCCCAGGAACTCAAGGCCGCCGGCCGGGACGTCATCAGCCTGGCCGTGGGCGAGCCCGACTTCAGGACTCCGGAACATGTCTGCCGGGCGGCCAAGGAGGCCATCGACCAGGGTTTCACCAGGTACACGGCCGAGGCCGGGATTCCGGAGCTGCGCCGGGCCGTGGCCGGGTATTTCAACCGCTGGTACAAGACCTCGGCCGGACCGGAGCATACGATCGTTTCCAACGGCGGCAAGCAGGCCCTCTACAATCTCCTTCAGGTTCTGGTGGATCCCGGGGAAAAGGTTCTTGTTCCGGCCCCCTATTGGGTCAGCTACCCGGACATGGCAACCCTAGCCGGAGGGGAGAGCGTCATCGTCCCAAGCGAGGCCGAGAACGGCTACCTGGTGACGGTTGAGGCCCTGGATCGGGCCTGGACGGCCGAGTGCCGGGTCCTAATCCTCAATTCACCCTCGAACCCCACGGGCGCGGTATATTCCCCAAGGGCTTTTGACGAGATCATGGACTGGGCCATGTCCAAGCCCGGGCTTTTCGTCATCAGCGACGAGATTTACGACCAACTGGTCTATTCGGCCGAGGGACATGCCGGAGCATCATTGTGGTGGCAACGGTTCCCGGAGCGGGTGGCCGTGGTCAACGGCCTGGCCAAGAGCTTCGCCATGACCGGCTGGCGGGTGGGCTACGCCCTGGCCCACGCCGATCTGGTCAAGGCCATGTGCAAGCTCCAGGGCCAGAGCACGTCCAATGTCTGTTCCATCGCCCAGAAGGCGGCCTTGGCCGCCCTGGAAGGGCCCTGGAATCTGGTGGAGGAGATGCGGCAAGCTTTTGTTCGCCGGCGGGATCTGGCCTTGGAGCGGGTCCGATCCTGGCCGGGAGTGGTCTGTCCCAGGGCCGACGGGGCCTTTTACCTCTTCCCCAGGGTTGACGCCCATTACCGGAACGGGGTGAACGGCTCGTCAGACCTGTGCGCCAAAATCCTCGAGGAGTGCGGGGTGGCCCTGGTTCCTGGAGCGGCCTTCGGTGAAGACCGCTGCATTCGCCTCTCCTATGCCACGGCCGACGAGACCCTGGAGCGGGCCCTTGAGGCCATGGGTCGGCTTTTCGTCGAAAATTGA